The Rhizobium oryzihabitans genomic sequence TCTGGATCAGCACGGAAATCAGGATGATGAGGCCGTTATTCAGCAGAGCCTGCGAGAAGGCGGCATTGCCGAACAGCACCTGAAAATTCTTCAAACCCACGAAATCGGTCGGCGTGCCGTAACCGTTCCAGCGGTAGAGGCTGTACCACGCCGCCTCGCCCATGGGCAGGATGACGAACAGGGTAAAGAGCAGAAGTGCGGGCGGCAGGAAGACCAGCAGGGTCAGCGCCCGGTCATGCGCGACCGAGCTTTGTTTGCGCTTTATCTTCGTCGCGCCGCGCGCCGTTATGGACGCAGAAGTCATGGAAATATCCGTCATCTCTATCCGCTTTCATTCAGGCAGATACTGCGGCGCCGCGTCCCGCGCGGCGCCGTCATGGAACCGAAAATCAGCGAAGCTCGAAAGCATCCTGAATTTGCTTGGCACCCTCTTCCGCGCTCATCTGGCCGGAGACGATCTCGACGGAGACATCATTGACGACGCGGCCGACGGCTGCGCCCAGCGTCTGGTCGAAGAAGTTCTGGTGCCAGGTGGAGCCGGCAAGCTGCTTGGCCGAATCCGCCAGCAGCGGGTTTTTCACCGCACCGTCAGCACCCGTCGCAACGGGCAGTATCATGCCGGCTGCTGCCATCTTCTCTTCGCTTTCCTTGCTGGTCAGGAATGCCGCGAAATCGAGCGCTTCCTTGGAGGCGTTCTTCGTGACTGCCCAGCCATTCAGCCCGCCCAGCGTGTCGGTGGCCTTGCCCGCGCCGCCTTCGACGGCGGGAAAGGCGAAGCGGCCGATATTGTCGGCTGCAAGGCCCTTGCCGTCACCCGCATTCTTGCGCTGGTTGGCCTCCGTATTGTCGAAGCCGAGGATCATCGCCGCCTTGCCGTCACCGAAGACGCCAAGCGCCTGCGGCCAGGTGGAGCCGAGATAACCGGGCTGGAAGGGCTCAAGCTTGCCGAATTCGGCCAGCTGCTCGCCCGCCTTTATGATGGAAGGATCCATGAAGCCTTCGCCCTCGCCCTTGCGGGCGGCATCGAACACGGCCTGCCCGCCATTGCGCATGACGAGATAGCTCCAGTAGAAATGGATCGGCCATTTTTCACCGCCGCCACCGGCGATCGGAACGATGCCCGCTTCCTTGATTTTCTTGACGGTGGCGCCGAGATCATCCCAGCTCTTGATGTCTTCCGCCTTCACGCCGGCCTTGGCAAACAGCTCCTTGTTGTAAAAGAAGCTGACGAGGCTGACCTTGTAAGGCACGGCCCAGACCTTGCCGTCAAACGACAACCCGTCGATTGCGGAAGCATTATAGGCCTGCCGAAGCTTGCCGCCATCAGCGTCGAAAACTTCGGTCAGATCCTTCAGCGCGCCGGTTTTGGACTGTTCCTCAAGAACGCCGCCGCCCCAGCTATAGAAGAAATCCGGAACATCGTTGGATTGCAGCAGGGTCGGCAATTTCGCCTTGAAAGCTTCGTTTTCCAGAAATTGCAGTTGCACATCCACATCGGGGTGCTTGGTCTCGAAATCCTTGGCAATCTCCTCCCAGACGGCCACGGCTTTCGGGTCCAGCTCCACATGCATCCATTTAACGACCGTCGCGGCCGAGGCGCTGGCGGTGCCGAGCATGAGAGCAATGCTTGTCGTTGTGGCAAAGCCTGTCAGCCTGCCGCTCAGGCTTGCGCCTGCGTGCCAAATCGTCATGATGGTGATCCTCCCTCGGGGATTTCCTCATTTATTCCCCAATGCGGATTAATTCACATTAGGCCTCGCCCAATGTCAAGGCAGGTTGCCGATTTTTTGCGCGAACAGCTTGACACACCCCTCCCCTACACCGTTATTTAATCCGTAACCCGACATAAATCGGTTCTCGAACCGGCATTGATCGCAGCAGGACCCCATGAAGACCGCAGACCCAGAATTGATGCGCGCGATCAACAGGCTGAGCGTGCTTGACAGCATCCGCCGCCACGGGCCGATATCCCGGGTGGAAATCAGCGAAAGAACGCAGCTTTCAACCACCACCGTTTCGGCGATCACCGCATCGCTGCTGGATGACGGGCTGATCTTGACCCGTCACCTCGGAGATATCCGCACCGAGGGAGCGCGCGGCAGGCCACGGGTGATGCTGGAGCTGAACCCGGATGCCGCCCGCGTCGTAGGCGCCAAGATCGCGGCAAGCCGCATGGTCTTCGTCGTTACCGATTTCTGCGGCAACGTGCTTTCAACGCTTGCCCTGCCGATCCGTGTCGACCGTCAGCCCATCGGCGTCATCGCCGACCTGGTGGAGGACGGTGTGCGGCGCTGTGTGGTCGATGCCGGGCTGTCGCTGGAAGATGTGGACATGGTCTGCCTTGGCCTTCCCGGCGTCATCGAACATCGCACCGGCAAGATCCGCAGCAGCCCCATCCTGCGGGAAGTGAACGTCAATTTCGCCGAGGAAATGACAGCACGGCTGAATTCGCCGACCATCATCGAAAGCGACGCCCACGCCATCACGCTCGCCCATCACTGGTTCGGCCATGCCCGCGATCTGGAAGATATGGTGCTGATTTCGCTCGAACAGACGCTGGGGCTTGGCGTTCTGCACCAGAACCAGCTGTTTCGCGGTGCCGGCGGCCTCAGCCACAATCTCGGCGACCTCGTGATCGGCCTTGCCAGCGAGGGTACGGTGCGGCTGGCGAGCCAGGCGGGCGAAAATGCCATTCTCGGCTCTCGCCCCGTGGACGGGCGTTTTGCCGAAGCGATCCGGCTCGGCCGTGGAATGCAGCATGCCCATGCACTGATTGCGGCGGAAGACCACGAACTGATTGCGGCAGCCCTGCGCGCAGGCGCAGCACTCGGCCTGACACTTGCCAATATCGTCACGCTGTTTGCGCCGCCACGGGTCATCATCACCGGCTCCAGCCTCGAACTCGGCGACCCCTTCATCGCCAGCATTCGCGACAGTTACAACGCCGCCGTGCCGCCTTCGCTGGCCGGCGTCGCGGAACTGGTTTTCGACGTTGCAAGCGATGAGCTCTGGGCGCAGGGGGCTGCGGCCGTCGCTCTCTACGAGCTTTACGAATCGCCATGGAACACCACGGGGCCAGCGGTCTAGCCGGCAGGACTGGGCAGCAGGCTTAGACATTTCTGATTTACGGGAGGAAATCACATGAACAGGGTCGGTATCGGCATCATCGGCTGCGGCAACATCTCCAGCGCCTATCTCAAGGCCATGGCGTCGTTTCCCATTCTCGACATTCGCGGACTGGCGGATATGAACGCGGAGGCCGCGAAGGCACGGGCAGACGAATTCGGCCTTCAGGCAAAAAGCATCGACGAGTTGCTGTCCGATCCTTCCGTGGAAATCATCGTCAACCTGACGATCCCCAAGGCGCATGTGGAAGTGGGCCTACGCGCGCTTGAGGCGGGAAAACACGCCTATTCGGAAAAGCCGCTCGGCATCAATTTCTCAGAAGGCAAAAGGCTTGCGGATGCGGCCAAGGCAAAGGGCCTGCGCATCGGCTCTGCCCCGGATACGTTCCTCGGCGGCGGACACCAGACCGCACGCCGGCTGATCGATGAAGGTGTGCTCGGGCAGCCGATTGGCGGCACGGCCACCTTCATGTGCCCCGGCCATGAGCGCTGGCACCCCAACCCGGCCTTTTATTACGAGGTTGGCGGCGGGCCGATGCTGGATATGGGGCCTTATTACATCACCGATCTCGTCAACCTTTTCGGCCCGGTTGCCAAGGTGGCAGGTTTCGCCATCGCACCACGCAACGAGCGTCTCATCACCAGCGAGCCGAAAAACGGCGAAAAAATCCCCGTTCATGTTGCCACCCATGTCTCCGGTGTACTGGCGTTCCAGAATGGTGCCGTGGTGCAGGTGGGCATGAGCTTCGATGTGGCGGGCCACAAACATGTGCCGCTGGAACTCTACGGCACCGAAGGCACGTTGATCGTGCCAGATCCAAACCATTTTGGCGGCGAGGTGCAATTGCTGAAAAAGGGCGGCCAGTTCGAGCCGCAGGCACTGTCGTCGCCCTATGCGGACGGTAATTACCGCTCGATAGGCGTAGCGGATATGGCCCATGCGATCCGCGAAAATCGCCCGCACCGCGCCAATGGCGATCTTGCCCTGCATGTGCTGGAGGTCATGGAAGCCTTCCAGACGGCATCGGACAGCGGCACGACCGTTTCCATCACCACCGAGGCGGAGCGCCCTGCTCCTCTCGAAACTTCGCTGGTCGACGGCCAGCTCGGCAAATAATCCGGAGGAGAAAATAAATGCGCGAAGCACTCATCGTCTGGGGCGGCTGGAGCGGCCACGAGCCGCAGGAATGCGCCACCATCGTCAAGGACATGCTGGAGGAAGATGGTTTCAAGGTCTATGTGGAGCACTCAACCGAGGCTTTCGCCGACCCTTCCGTGCATGATCTGAGCCTCGTGGTCCCCATCGTCACCATGTCGAAGATCGAGAAGGAAGAGATCAAGAACCTCACTGCCGCCGTGGAAAACGGCGTCGGCATTGCCGGCTTTCACGGCGGTGCCGGCGACAGTTTCCGGGAATGCGTCGAATACCAGTTCATGATCGGTGGCCAATGGGTCGCCCATCCCGGTAATATCATCGACTATCACGTCAACATCACCCGCCCCGACGACCCGCTGATGGAGGGGATTTCCGATTTCCCCTATACCTCGGAGCAATATTACATGCATGTCGACCCTTCCAACGAGGTGCTGGCGACGACGAAATTCACCGGTGACCATGCCTGGTGGATCGACGGCGTGGTGATGCCGGTGGTCTGGAAACGCAAATACGGCAAGGGCCGGGTTTTCTATTCGGCGCTCGGCCATCAGGCCAAGGAATTTTCCGTGCCGCAGATGAAGACCATGTTCCGCCGCGGCGCCAACTGGGCGGCGCGGTGAGGCTATAGGTCGAGACGGCCAAATACTCTCTCCGTCATGCCGGACTTGATCCGGCATCCAGCAGCCGCGCGTCTGCGCGGCGTCAGGAGTCTCTCGCGATCAAGGACTTGATCGCGCTGGACCCCGGATCAAGTCCGGGGTGACGAAGAATGGCTGTGTGCACCGTCCTCTCAACCCCGCACGATCTCTTCCGCAGCCATCGCGACACCCAGAACATGGTCGTCCGTGCCGTGCCGGCCGGAAAGCAGCAAGCCGACCGGCATGCCTGCCTCGCCTGTTCCACACGGAATGGAAACACCGCAGAGATCGAAAAAATTGCCGATCTGGGTGTTGCGCAGGGTCTTCGCATTCATGGCGAAAAAGGCATCGTCATTATCAATCAGCGGCGCGACCTTTGCCGCAACATGCGGCAATGTCGGCGACACCAGTAGTTCGTCCTTGCCGATCATCCCGGAAAACGCCGCCGTCATGCTTTCACGCGCTTCCAGAATGCCGATGTAATCCGGCATGGAGATATTCGCGCCGAGCCTGGTTCTCGCCACCACGCGCGGATCCATGCGCGCAGCATCCGCGCCTTCCAGCCGCGCCTTGTGCAGGGCGAAAGCTTCCGCCGTCACCAGCGCGCCCTTTTCCTTGATGAGATCAAACAATTGCGAAAAGACCGGGAATGCCTGTCGCCGCACGGAGGCGCCGGCGCGGGCAAGCCGTTCCACCGCCTGCTCGAAAGCGACCGCCACACCCTCCTCGATGCCATCGAAGAACACCGTTTCGGGCACCACGAGCGACAGGCCGGACAGAGGCGCACGCGCGATATCGGCGGCCGATCTGCCACGCATGGCTGCATCCACCCAGATGGCGTCCTGCACGGTGCGGGTCAGCGGCCCGAGCGAATCCAGGCTTTTTGCCAGCGGATAAACGCCCCGCATCGAATAACGGCCGCGACTTGCCTTGTAACCCACCACGCCATTGAACGCGGCCGGAATGCGCACCGATCCCCCGGTATCGGTCCCGATTGCCACCGGCACCAGACCGGCGGCCACAGCGACGCCCGCACCGGAGGACGAGCCGCCGGGCAAACGGTGACCGTCCATGGAGACAGGATTGCGCGGTGTGCGGTAATGCGGATTGATGCCAAGGCCGGAAAACGCGAACTCACTCATATTGGTACGGCCGATAGAAATCATTCCGGCCTCTTTCAGCGCCGTCACCACATCCGCGTCACGGGAGGCAGGCGCATCGTTCGACAGCACCGTCGATCCGGCCGTGGTCGCCATGCCTTCAAGATCGAAAAGATCCTTCCAGGCCACTGGAATACCGTCGAGCACGCCAAAGGAACGACCCTCGCGAATGCGTTTGGAGGCACTCTCGGCTTCCGCCATCGCCCGCGCTGCCGTCAGGCCGACAAAAATCGCCTGGTCGTCGTCTTTCCCAATCGCATCGAGCGTCTCTTCCGCCAGAGCACGCGGATCGAGATGCCCGCTCTGGATGAGAACGGAAAGCTGAGCGATGTTTTTGCCCCTGTGAGCCATGATGATATTCCCTGAAATCGGATAGTGCCCACAACATGCCGTTTATCGGCTGCTTGGCAAGGCAGGTCGGTGTCCATTCAGGCCGAGAAGTTGACTTGAGAAACGCGCAAAGGTTGTCATACTGACTTAGCGGTGTTGTTTCAGAGTCTCACCGTTAGCCACCGATTCCTTCAACCTCAGGTGCAGGAACGTCGCGCCTTATATAAGCGGCGACTATAAAAAGACGGATTAATTCTTAATCGCATCTAAACTTTGTTGAATTATTTAGCAGACACCATTGAAATGCATGTCCTATAAAATTCCATAAAACAATTATAACGCGACATCGCGGGGGAATATCGCGAATGGAAGAGACTGCCTATCGGGGGATAGATAGACAGACTGAAACCGGTGACACGCTTCGCTCAACGACGCAGGCGGCACCGGGCCGTTTTTCGCGGCGGCGTTCGCTCGCCAGCAAGATAACCCTGATATTTCTCGGCGGCGTGATCTTTTCCTACAGTATCGGGGCGCTTGTCGGCTGGTACATGTTCGTTGCCGCCGCCAGCGAGCAATGGCTCAACCAGGCCCGCGTCAATTCGCAGATCGCCAGCGCCACGCTGCGCAGCATCTATACCTATGTCAGCGTCACGGCCGACACGGACGGACAGGTCAACGGCATATTGACCGACAAGCCGATCGGCGACGACGAATCCATTCTCGTCACCGGCTTCAATCCCAGCGACGTTCTCGCCCTCATCGGCGCGCAAACCAAAAATGCCGTCTGGCTTTTCCGTTACGACGAAGCCGATGCCGGCTTCAGGCAGATCGCCGCAGCCTTTGACAACGCCACTGACGACGACGAAAAACCGCTCGCCACCGATCCCATCTTCTCAAAAGATGCCGTGGCCGCCCGTTTCGCCACCGGCTTTGCAACCATCGGCGAGTCGAACCACTACATCGGCCTGCTGCCGATCATCAGCACCGAAACGAAAAAACCGATCGGCGCGGTCGCCGTCAGCATCGGCGGTTCGGACGAACTCTACGGCGCGCAGAGGAAGCTGATCTACAATTCGCTG encodes the following:
- a CDS encoding ABC transporter substrate-binding protein, encoding MTIWHAGASLSGRLTGFATTTSIALMLGTASASAATVVKWMHVELDPKAVAVWEEIAKDFETKHPDVDVQLQFLENEAFKAKLPTLLQSNDVPDFFYSWGGGVLEEQSKTGALKDLTEVFDADGGKLRQAYNASAIDGLSFDGKVWAVPYKVSLVSFFYNKELFAKAGVKAEDIKSWDDLGATVKKIKEAGIVPIAGGGGEKWPIHFYWSYLVMRNGGQAVFDAARKGEGEGFMDPSIIKAGEQLAEFGKLEPFQPGYLGSTWPQALGVFGDGKAAMILGFDNTEANQRKNAGDGKGLAADNIGRFAFPAVEGGAGKATDTLGGLNGWAVTKNASKEALDFAAFLTSKESEEKMAAAGMILPVATGADGAVKNPLLADSAKQLAGSTWHQNFFDQTLGAAVGRVVNDVSVEIVSGQMSAEEGAKQIQDAFELR
- a CDS encoding ROK family transcriptional regulator, which gives rise to MKTADPELMRAINRLSVLDSIRRHGPISRVEISERTQLSTTTVSAITASLLDDGLILTRHLGDIRTEGARGRPRVMLELNPDAARVVGAKIAASRMVFVVTDFCGNVLSTLALPIRVDRQPIGVIADLVEDGVRRCVVDAGLSLEDVDMVCLGLPGVIEHRTGKIRSSPILREVNVNFAEEMTARLNSPTIIESDAHAITLAHHWFGHARDLEDMVLISLEQTLGLGVLHQNQLFRGAGGLSHNLGDLVIGLASEGTVRLASQAGENAILGSRPVDGRFAEAIRLGRGMQHAHALIAAEDHELIAAALRAGAALGLTLANIVTLFAPPRVIITGSSLELGDPFIASIRDSYNAAVPPSLAGVAELVFDVASDELWAQGAAAVALYELYESPWNTTGPAV
- a CDS encoding Gfo/Idh/MocA family protein; the protein is MNRVGIGIIGCGNISSAYLKAMASFPILDIRGLADMNAEAAKARADEFGLQAKSIDELLSDPSVEIIVNLTIPKAHVEVGLRALEAGKHAYSEKPLGINFSEGKRLADAAKAKGLRIGSAPDTFLGGGHQTARRLIDEGVLGQPIGGTATFMCPGHERWHPNPAFYYEVGGGPMLDMGPYYITDLVNLFGPVAKVAGFAIAPRNERLITSEPKNGEKIPVHVATHVSGVLAFQNGAVVQVGMSFDVAGHKHVPLELYGTEGTLIVPDPNHFGGEVQLLKKGGQFEPQALSSPYADGNYRSIGVADMAHAIRENRPHRANGDLALHVLEVMEAFQTASDSGTTVSITTEAERPAPLETSLVDGQLGK
- a CDS encoding ThuA domain-containing protein produces the protein MREALIVWGGWSGHEPQECATIVKDMLEEDGFKVYVEHSTEAFADPSVHDLSLVVPIVTMSKIEKEEIKNLTAAVENGVGIAGFHGGAGDSFRECVEYQFMIGGQWVAHPGNIIDYHVNITRPDDPLMEGISDFPYTSEQYYMHVDPSNEVLATTKFTGDHAWWIDGVVMPVVWKRKYGKGRVFYSALGHQAKEFSVPQMKTMFRRGANWAAR
- a CDS encoding amidase, with the protein product MAHRGKNIAQLSVLIQSGHLDPRALAEETLDAIGKDDDQAIFVGLTAARAMAEAESASKRIREGRSFGVLDGIPVAWKDLFDLEGMATTAGSTVLSNDAPASRDADVVTALKEAGMISIGRTNMSEFAFSGLGINPHYRTPRNPVSMDGHRLPGGSSSGAGVAVAAGLVPVAIGTDTGGSVRIPAAFNGVVGYKASRGRYSMRGVYPLAKSLDSLGPLTRTVQDAIWVDAAMRGRSAADIARAPLSGLSLVVPETVFFDGIEEGVAVAFEQAVERLARAGASVRRQAFPVFSQLFDLIKEKGALVTAEAFALHKARLEGADAARMDPRVVARTRLGANISMPDYIGILEARESMTAAFSGMIGKDELLVSPTLPHVAAKVAPLIDNDDAFFAMNAKTLRNTQIGNFFDLCGVSIPCGTGEAGMPVGLLLSGRHGTDDHVLGVAMAAEEIVRG